A region from the Criblamydia sequanensis CRIB-18 genome encodes:
- a CDS encoding RHS repeat-associated core domain-containing protein, translated as MKFILLSLLTFFSTTLFSEAKENDTVQQKSLINFEGLPSAVVGGCVNAVSGDYFEVEADLVIPGIEPFVIQRNCSSSHCGVGNLSWGWNLNHSGVVCESQYVQGRNGIKDKDKTTLVVSSGTGTIVNYESPSDKNFKIDPSMWKKGLTNGSANFPSGKTNLGNNLCNFDNGWTLKTGSGDSYEYKLQKNKAYLLSAYNKANRFRYIYGYDSSSLVSEVTLVSPQKEHLASVAINREKNAINIYSPTGKRVRLNLTYFDCLQNLKGGFITSVESDFGPTVNYTYENFKTLDDLKVNHIIKKSVSPERFTEISYYKYKDKKNTGTLTSKPDYRFARVKEIIRPLGLSGEPCKAYSFSYSVDNLSQNGISAGYTQVNDALGRKSIYRYNDSHLECIEEYLVKRSGEFKLYRKNITNFGKTGSFYQNGHLVGFGVVDEFQFCKKFTQYLYDNVGNVTKVCLYGNLTGGNFLPVEFDGYGIPKRSGVEVYEKSYQYSADGFNNIIEESDSRKRIVYSYYPESSNYKSQLVYVGNKIVQRSFFEYDESGFLIKETKDNGSSQEVDNLQDASERHITITHPNLVYPRGLPKEIEYLSFDFSKNENKLLRKTVNTYSLEGQLIKEELFDGEGSYILSRSWEYDSQGNLIKEIDALGHTINYVYDEFKNLISKSGPLPKNTTTYTYDFCNRLVKEEISNGEGFSVSRNFYYDKASQKIGETDHFGNRTDYTYDDLGRLVKTELPAIVGKDGILFRPTTITEYDTLDGVCRTIDAIGGETITKNTIRQSPYHRINADGTEERNEYALDGTLVKSIDQLGNLIILDSDYFGRPLKKTFYDSSGNKIKESSSKYNAFHLISETDCLGIETQYEYDFAGRLSFKKRGLFKEIYEYDNLGRLYKTVTFADESKATCSYKEYDLLDRVIEERIETLEGEILYKKNYEYDALGRKIKDISWGEKGAEIIQTSYNLFGEIVEVITAEGDKTLTSYNYTYQNEHGQRVLLVEITDALGNIHRIEKNALGKDAIFEKYNALNEKLSKKEYVYDGLGNIVKTIETSYLGKETKSNTTEKTYDLSGKLISVVESSQSDQRKKTQVHFNTKGLKEAVTKPSGVSLVYTYDELGRAKELKSTDGSIHYIFQHDLLDNVISVEDLIMKTFTFREYNTDNQLVKETLGNGLSLSYTYDSLGNILTITLPDGSSVGYTYEAKNLKEIVRYSPEMNETYHYSLNGYDLSGRLLNASYPNLETSFSYDKIGRVSEISTPVWSENLIYDKAGNVIERNLIDSSGPHLSHFSYDGLYQLSAEKGTFTNNYSYDGFNNRLQKNEEFYEVNELNQIISKDEQSYSYDDDGNLIHQYSNEDSKSYSYDALGRLTRFKTDKIEVSYLYDSFNRRLSKTVIEEYGNETFEKYLYASNNEIGSFDKNNQTISFRVLGQGLAAEIRATIAIEMQGLTYAVINDHNGCITCLVDIKTGKVCCQIDYSAFGEQKFTSSKLKNLPWGYSSKRLDPETGLIFFGRRYYNPEDGRWITKDPLGDADGPNLYAYVKNQPLTHFDAYGFFGMNGLNNYGLEYHLKNPCPKVSNQAHTNVPTQVATQIPKLTYRNFEKELYYYSCRGDPSKIARMNGVWSRAYSVKGKKLDKKAITFVNGINNTYDYAVKTAKYISTFSRDHRVDAVYNCSHGVLNDLTESYINLNYECTEPSLKLRELWDQKFDEIGPDGYILHYCHSQGAIHTRNALIEYPEELRNRILIVAIAPAAYIDRYLCANVFHYLVDSDIVTMLDNPGFDMAVKQGTIKFLESLAGGFQDHSFRSVTYKNVIYNHATKFIGH; from the coding sequence ATGAAATTCATTTTGCTATCTTTATTGACCTTTTTTTCTACGACCCTTTTTTCTGAAGCTAAAGAGAATGACACTGTTCAACAAAAATCACTAATTAATTTTGAAGGACTCCCTTCTGCTGTGGTTGGAGGATGTGTTAATGCTGTCAGCGGCGATTATTTCGAAGTCGAGGCAGATCTTGTTATTCCAGGAATAGAACCTTTCGTTATTCAAAGAAACTGTTCAAGCTCACACTGTGGGGTGGGAAATTTGAGCTGGGGATGGAATTTAAATCATTCAGGGGTTGTGTGTGAGTCTCAATATGTTCAAGGAAGAAACGGCATTAAAGATAAGGACAAAACAACTCTTGTGGTATCTAGTGGCACAGGAACAATTGTTAACTATGAGTCACCCTCTGATAAGAATTTTAAAATTGATCCCTCTATGTGGAAAAAGGGTTTAACAAACGGGTCAGCCAACTTTCCAAGTGGAAAAACAAACTTAGGAAACAATCTCTGTAATTTCGATAACGGTTGGACCTTAAAAACCGGATCGGGAGATTCCTATGAATATAAACTTCAAAAAAATAAAGCGTATCTTTTATCAGCTTATAATAAAGCCAATCGATTTAGATACATTTATGGCTATGACAGCTCGAGTTTAGTTTCGGAGGTCACCCTTGTTAGTCCCCAAAAAGAGCATTTAGCATCCGTCGCAATCAATAGAGAGAAAAATGCAATCAATATTTATTCCCCCACCGGTAAAAGGGTTCGATTGAATTTAACTTACTTTGACTGCTTGCAGAATTTAAAAGGGGGTTTTATAACCTCCGTTGAAAGTGATTTTGGTCCCACAGTTAATTATACCTATGAAAACTTTAAGACACTTGATGATCTTAAAGTAAATCATATCATAAAAAAATCCGTTTCCCCTGAACGTTTCACAGAAATAAGCTACTATAAGTATAAAGACAAAAAAAATACCGGGACGTTGACATCGAAACCTGATTATCGTTTTGCCAGGGTAAAAGAAATCATAAGGCCGCTTGGGCTATCAGGAGAACCTTGCAAAGCTTATTCATTTTCTTATAGCGTTGATAACTTATCTCAAAACGGCATAAGTGCCGGCTACACTCAAGTCAATGATGCTTTAGGTCGAAAAAGTATTTATCGATATAATGATTCCCACTTGGAATGCATAGAAGAATACCTCGTAAAAAGATCGGGTGAGTTTAAACTTTACCGTAAGAACATCACAAATTTTGGTAAAACCGGTTCATTTTATCAGAATGGCCACTTGGTTGGATTTGGAGTGGTCGATGAGTTCCAATTCTGCAAAAAATTTACGCAGTATCTTTATGATAACGTCGGGAATGTAACTAAAGTTTGTTTATATGGAAATTTAACGGGCGGGAATTTTTTGCCTGTTGAGTTTGATGGGTATGGCATCCCTAAAAGAAGCGGCGTAGAGGTGTATGAAAAAAGCTATCAATACAGCGCTGACGGGTTTAATAATATAATAGAAGAATCAGACAGTAGAAAAAGAATAGTCTATAGCTACTATCCTGAGTCCTCAAATTACAAAAGCCAACTTGTTTACGTCGGTAATAAAATTGTACAGCGTTCCTTTTTTGAATATGATGAAAGCGGCTTTTTAATTAAAGAAACAAAAGATAACGGCTCCTCTCAAGAGGTTGATAACTTACAAGACGCGTCTGAAAGGCATATAACAATCACACACCCCAACCTAGTTTACCCAAGAGGCCTTCCTAAGGAAATCGAATATCTATCTTTTGATTTTTCAAAAAATGAAAACAAACTTCTTAGAAAAACGGTAAATACTTATTCTCTTGAAGGACAACTTATTAAAGAAGAGCTTTTCGACGGAGAAGGTTCATACATTTTATCAAGAAGCTGGGAGTATGACTCTCAAGGCAATCTAATCAAAGAAATAGATGCTCTTGGACATACTATAAATTATGTTTATGACGAATTCAAAAATTTAATATCTAAATCAGGCCCCCTTCCTAAAAATACAACCACCTACACCTATGATTTTTGTAATAGACTTGTCAAGGAAGAAATTTCTAATGGAGAAGGTTTTAGTGTTTCAAGAAACTTTTATTATGATAAAGCCTCTCAGAAAATTGGTGAAACGGATCATTTTGGAAATCGAACGGATTACACTTATGATGACCTTGGCCGACTAGTTAAAACAGAGCTTCCTGCGATTGTTGGCAAAGACGGCATCCTATTTAGACCTACTACTATTACTGAATATGACACTTTAGATGGAGTATGTAGAACAATTGATGCCATAGGGGGCGAAACTATCACTAAAAATACCATACGCCAGTCCCCTTACCATCGAATAAATGCGGATGGAACAGAAGAGAGGAATGAGTATGCACTCGACGGTACCTTAGTTAAATCCATAGATCAGCTTGGCAATTTGATCATTCTTGATAGTGATTATTTTGGCAGGCCATTGAAAAAGACTTTTTATGACTCATCAGGAAATAAAATAAAAGAGTCTTCATCAAAATATAACGCCTTTCATTTGATCTCTGAAACTGATTGTCTCGGCATAGAAACTCAATATGAATATGATTTTGCAGGAAGGCTTTCTTTTAAGAAAAGAGGCCTCTTCAAGGAAATTTATGAGTATGACAATTTAGGACGCTTATATAAAACCGTTACTTTTGCAGATGAATCAAAGGCAACTTGTTCTTATAAAGAATACGATCTTTTAGATCGTGTCATTGAAGAACGAATAGAAACGTTAGAAGGCGAAATTCTATATAAAAAGAATTATGAATACGATGCGCTCGGCAGAAAAATTAAAGACATTTCTTGGGGGGAGAAGGGAGCTGAAATCATACAAACCTCTTACAATTTGTTTGGAGAGATCGTTGAAGTTATAACAGCAGAAGGTGATAAAACACTCACTTCTTATAACTATACTTATCAAAATGAGCATGGCCAAAGAGTTTTACTCGTTGAAATTACAGATGCCCTCGGGAATATCCATAGGATTGAAAAGAATGCTCTTGGTAAAGATGCCATTTTTGAAAAGTATAATGCTTTAAATGAAAAACTTTCAAAAAAAGAATATGTTTATGATGGCCTTGGAAATATTGTAAAGACCATAGAAACAAGTTATTTAGGAAAAGAGACCAAATCTAATACAACAGAAAAAACCTATGATTTATCAGGTAAATTAATTTCGGTTGTCGAATCCTCTCAATCTGATCAACGAAAAAAGACGCAAGTTCACTTCAATACTAAAGGGCTTAAAGAGGCTGTTACTAAGCCAAGCGGGGTTTCTCTTGTTTATACTTATGATGAGTTAGGAAGGGCTAAAGAGTTAAAATCAACCGATGGATCTATTCATTATATCTTTCAACATGACCTCTTAGATAATGTAATTAGTGTTGAAGATCTTATCATGAAAACGTTCACTTTTAGAGAATATAATACCGACAATCAGTTAGTGAAAGAAACACTAGGCAATGGATTGTCCCTTTCCTACACTTATGACTCTTTGGGTAACATTTTAACGATAACTCTACCTGATGGATCCTCCGTTGGTTATACCTACGAAGCTAAGAATCTAAAAGAGATTGTTAGATATTCACCTGAGATGAATGAAACCTATCATTATTCTCTTAATGGATATGATCTATCAGGGAGGTTATTAAACGCCTCTTACCCTAATCTTGAAACCTCTTTCTCGTACGACAAAATAGGGCGGGTCTCAGAGATATCCACACCTGTATGGTCGGAAAATCTTATCTATGACAAAGCCGGGAATGTCATCGAACGAAACTTAATAGATAGTTCGGGCCCTCACCTTTCTCATTTTTCGTACGATGGCTTATATCAGCTGAGTGCGGAAAAAGGAACGTTTACAAATAACTATAGCTATGACGGATTTAACAATCGCTTACAAAAAAATGAAGAATTTTACGAAGTAAATGAGTTAAACCAAATTATCTCAAAAGATGAACAATCTTATTCTTACGATGATGATGGAAATCTCATACACCAATATTCAAATGAGGATTCCAAATCCTATAGCTATGATGCGCTGGGAAGACTTACTCGCTTTAAAACGGATAAAATTGAAGTGTCTTACCTCTATGATTCATTTAATAGAAGGCTTTCAAAAACGGTCATTGAAGAGTACGGCAATGAGACTTTTGAAAAATATCTTTATGCATCGAATAATGAAATCGGCTCTTTTGATAAGAATAATCAAACCATATCTTTCCGAGTTTTAGGTCAAGGCTTAGCCGCTGAAATTCGCGCTACCATTGCTATAGAAATGCAAGGTCTTACCTATGCGGTGATAAATGATCACAATGGTTGCATCACTTGTCTTGTGGATATAAAAACAGGAAAAGTCTGCTGTCAAATTGATTATAGCGCTTTTGGAGAACAGAAATTTACAAGCTCTAAATTAAAGAACCTCCCTTGGGGATATTCAAGTAAAAGATTGGATCCTGAGACAGGCCTTATTTTCTTTGGAAGACGTTATTACAACCCCGAAGATGGCCGGTGGATTACGAAAGATCCTCTTGGTGATGCTGATGGGCCCAACCTTTATGCCTACGTTAAAAACCAGCCCTTGACCCATTTTGACGCCTACGGCTTTTTTGGAATGAATGGCTTAAACAATTATGGTTTAGAGTATCATTTAAAAAATCCATGTCCGAAAGTTTCTAATCAAGCGCATACTAACGTTCCGACTCAAGTGGCGACACAAATACCTAAACTAACCTATCGAAACTTTGAAAAAGAGCTTTATTATTATTCTTGCAGAGGGGATCCATCTAAAATTGCAAGAATGAATGGAGTTTGGTCTCGAGCCTATTCTGTAAAAGGCAAAAAACTAGACAAAAAAGCCATTACGTTTGTTAACGGTATAAATAATACTTATGACTACGCCGTTAAAACAGCGAAATATATTTCTACTTTTTCAAGAGATCATCGAGTTGATGCAGTTTATAATTGCAGTCATGGAGTTTTGAATGATTTAACTGAAAGCTACATAAATCTTAATTATGAATGCACAGAACCATCATTAAAGCTACGTGAGCTTTGGGATCAAAAATTTGATGAAATTGGGCCGGATGGCTACATTCTTCATTATTGCCACAGTCAAGGTGCTATCCATACACGTAATGCTCTCATAGAATACCCTGAAGAATTAAGAAATAGAATTCTAATTGTAGCTATTGCACCTGCAGCTTATATTGATCGTTATTTATGTGCAAACGTGTTTCATTATCTAGTTGATTCAGATATTGTAACTATGTTGGATAATCCAGGCTTTGATATGGCAGTTAAACAAGGAACCATTAAGTTTCTAGAATCACTAGCCGGAGGTTTCCAAGATCATTCTTTTAGAAGCGTAACATATAAAAACGTCATTTATAATCATGCAACTAAATTTATAGGACATTAA
- a CDS encoding Lpg1974 family pore-forming outer membrane protein: MISLKKINFLLALVVTNSVGCAFGDYYNYSDCQDNNNCYSCEPCQPACCGRGYIGIELLYWRAFNSGFDVCIPGDVSTVVTPQGTVITDTSGRWIEPDYKWKPGFRIGAFYEFGDCPVFVGSLWSHLRSHSDGSRNENSIRWDVDYDVLDLIVGYDYDLNSCVGLRPYAGLRYARIDQKIQLDGFSLETALVEDFFLIDVNNRQDFTGIGPLIGIEGDVGIGCGFSVYANLSVACLYGNFKVHFHEFEQTIDTISFCNARRNQDASIAVADAGVGIRWETCYCNTQLILQLGLEHHRYYDYNRLCHGDLSFDGVNFSIGIEY, translated from the coding sequence ATGATTTCACTAAAAAAAATAAACTTTCTCTTAGCTCTAGTGGTGACAAATTCAGTTGGATGTGCCTTTGGAGACTATTATAATTATTCAGATTGCCAGGATAATAATAATTGTTATTCGTGCGAGCCTTGCCAACCTGCTTGTTGCGGAAGAGGTTACATAGGCATTGAGCTATTATATTGGAGGGCCTTTAATAGCGGTTTTGATGTATGTATTCCAGGTGATGTTTCAACTGTTGTAACACCGCAAGGAACCGTCATTACAGATACCTCCGGAAGATGGATAGAACCGGATTATAAATGGAAACCCGGATTTCGGATTGGGGCATTTTATGAATTTGGCGATTGTCCTGTATTTGTCGGTTCGTTATGGTCCCATTTACGTTCGCATTCAGATGGTTCGAGAAACGAAAATTCAATTCGATGGGATGTCGATTATGATGTGTTAGATCTAATCGTAGGCTATGATTATGATCTGAATTCATGTGTCGGCTTAAGGCCTTATGCCGGCTTGCGATATGCTAGGATTGATCAAAAAATACAATTGGATGGATTTTCTTTAGAAACAGCCCTCGTAGAGGATTTTTTTCTTATCGATGTTAATAATAGGCAAGATTTTACAGGAATAGGACCTTTAATCGGAATTGAAGGCGACGTAGGTATAGGATGTGGTTTTAGTGTATATGCCAATCTTTCTGTAGCCTGTCTGTATGGAAATTTTAAAGTTCACTTTCATGAATTTGAACAAACTATTGATACAATCAGCTTTTGTAATGCAAGAAGAAATCAGGACGCTAGCATAGCCGTAGCTGATGCTGGGGTAGGTATCCGTTGGGAAACCTGTTATTGCAATACCCAGCTTATACTGCAACTTGGGTTAGAACATCATCGCTACTATGACTATAACAGATTATGTCATGGTGATTTAAGCTTTGACGGGGTGAATTTCTCTATCGGTATAGAGTATTAA
- a CDS encoding DMT family transporter, with amino-acid sequence MSWVYLFLAGILEIVWAYFLKKVDGFSKPFSLAIMILAMILSFWLLNLSLRTLPLGLAYAVWTGIGIAGTVIVGILFLGEEFDILKIVCIAMILVGIFGLKLLTP; translated from the coding sequence ATGTCTTGGGTTTATCTTTTCTTAGCCGGAATACTTGAAATCGTCTGGGCTTATTTTTTAAAGAAAGTAGATGGTTTTTCCAAACCATTTTCACTTGCCATTATGATTTTGGCCATGATCTTAAGCTTTTGGCTATTGAATTTGTCTTTAAGGACTTTACCTCTAGGGCTCGCTTATGCTGTTTGGACAGGCATTGGCATTGCCGGAACCGTGATTGTAGGCATTCTTTTTTTAGGTGAAGAATTCGATATTTTAAAGATTGTCTGCATAGCCATGATCCTTGTCGGCATCTTTGGCCTAAAATTATTAACGCCCTAG
- a CDS encoding NAD-dependent succinate-semialdehyde dehydrogenase, translating to MGLIELAKAKWIASVIDGKMEKGKTPLLNKNSKPQVFPISKKNILRSIKTSASSNWKDINVYSRSGSLRKTSSLLKSHKTLLAKVMAEEMGKPITEGEAEVDYAASFFDWFAGEAERVYGLEVPSSKNEKRCFIRYEPIGPTALITPWNFPLAMPARKVAAALAAGCPIILKPSPEVPLSTLLLQKACLDSGVSPSAFSVLIGDEVEIGKALLESFEIKKLSFTGSVEVGKKLYSKAALTLKKVTLELGGNAPFIIFEDADLKKAVAELMVAKFRNTGQTCVAANRILVHESLIEPFTKLLIKELNRLKEGSPLNKDTDISTTLHPLSIKKVKSQKEEAMKKGAKCVYQKSGFLSPSILYPVDDTMTIFNEETFGPLVPITPFKDEMQAIGLANKGNFGLAAYVFTNDLSRVFSISEALHYGIIGINDGLPSASYASFGGIQLSGLGREGGPNGIYEYLTEKYLSIRV from the coding sequence ATGGGGCTTATAGAACTTGCCAAAGCTAAATGGATTGCAAGTGTTATCGATGGAAAAATGGAGAAAGGGAAAACCCCCTTACTCAATAAAAACTCAAAGCCTCAGGTTTTCCCTATCTCTAAAAAAAACATTTTACGATCAATCAAGACATCAGCTTCCTCAAATTGGAAAGACATTAACGTTTATTCAAGATCTGGAAGCTTAAGGAAAACTTCATCCCTTTTAAAAAGCCATAAAACACTTCTTGCTAAGGTTATGGCAGAAGAGATGGGAAAACCTATCACTGAAGGGGAAGCTGAGGTGGACTACGCCGCTTCTTTTTTTGATTGGTTTGCAGGGGAAGCTGAAAGAGTGTATGGCCTGGAAGTCCCTTCCTCAAAAAATGAAAAGCGATGCTTTATTCGCTATGAGCCAATTGGCCCGACGGCTTTAATTACGCCCTGGAACTTTCCTTTAGCTATGCCGGCAAGAAAGGTCGCAGCTGCCCTTGCTGCCGGCTGTCCTATTATTTTAAAACCAAGCCCTGAAGTTCCTCTATCGACACTGCTTTTACAAAAAGCTTGCTTGGACTCTGGCGTTTCGCCAAGCGCTTTTTCTGTTTTAATTGGAGATGAAGTTGAAATCGGGAAGGCTCTTTTAGAATCGTTTGAGATTAAAAAACTAAGTTTTACAGGAAGTGTTGAGGTAGGTAAAAAACTCTACTCCAAAGCTGCTCTTACTTTAAAAAAAGTGACTTTAGAGCTTGGCGGGAATGCCCCGTTTATTATTTTTGAAGACGCAGATTTAAAAAAAGCGGTAGCTGAACTTATGGTCGCAAAATTTAGGAATACGGGTCAAACTTGCGTTGCAGCGAATCGCATCCTTGTTCATGAATCTCTTATTGAACCTTTTACAAAACTTCTTATTAAAGAATTAAATCGTTTAAAAGAAGGCTCTCCTCTAAATAAGGATACGGATATCAGCACAACTCTTCATCCCCTCTCTATTAAAAAAGTAAAATCTCAAAAAGAAGAGGCGATGAAAAAAGGGGCTAAATGCGTGTATCAAAAATCCGGTTTTTTATCTCCCTCCATTCTTTATCCGGTCGATGATACTATGACCATTTTTAATGAAGAAACGTTTGGACCCTTAGTACCCATCACTCCCTTTAAAGACGAAATGCAAGCGATCGGTCTTGCAAATAAAGGAAACTTTGGTTTGGCAGCTTATGTTTTTACAAACGATTTATCTCGCGTTTTTTCAATCTCTGAAGCGCTTCACTATGGCATTATCGGGATTAATGATGGTTTGCCAAGCGCCTCCTACGCATCTTTTGGAGGCATTCAACTATCAGGACTTGGCCGGGAAGGCGGCCCAAACGGCATTTATGAATATTTGACCGAGAAATACCTATCAATAAGGGTTTAA
- the pgeF gene encoding peptidoglycan editing factor PgeF, with the protein MITKTKDSLKWLEFELFQDLKALSHAIFLRSGGTSFPPYDSLNMGFSTDDNQECLKKNLDKALSVFKASRYQRGRLVHGNTVLEASDAKEALSDGLMTSEKDLALIITHADCQAAILYDPIHHALSAVHAGWRGQKANIYKEAVQAMQRRYGSKPQDLLVGVSPSLGPKHAEFKDWETLLPASFAKFRIGACHFDFWAVAEDQFLELGILKHHLEIAKICTFEENESFFSHRRDKITGRNATFAALR; encoded by the coding sequence ATGATTACAAAAACGAAAGATTCACTAAAGTGGCTGGAATTTGAACTTTTTCAAGATCTAAAGGCCTTAAGCCACGCTATTTTTTTAAGAAGCGGAGGAACAAGCTTTCCTCCTTATGATTCTCTCAATATGGGCTTTTCAACAGACGATAATCAAGAATGTTTGAAAAAAAATCTTGATAAAGCTTTATCGGTTTTTAAGGCAAGCCGCTATCAAAGAGGTCGACTTGTCCATGGAAACACCGTTTTAGAAGCAAGCGATGCAAAAGAAGCTCTTTCTGATGGGTTAATGACAAGTGAAAAAGATCTTGCCCTCATCATCACTCATGCGGATTGTCAAGCAGCTATTCTCTACGATCCGATCCATCATGCGCTGTCCGCTGTCCATGCCGGTTGGCGCGGTCAAAAGGCCAACATTTACAAGGAAGCTGTCCAAGCGATGCAGCGCCGATATGGTTCAAAACCTCAAGATTTATTGGTTGGGGTCTCCCCAAGCCTTGGGCCTAAACACGCTGAGTTCAAAGACTGGGAAACTTTATTGCCGGCCTCTTTTGCAAAATTTCGCATTGGGGCTTGCCACTTTGATTTTTGGGCGGTGGCGGAAGATCAGTTTTTAGAGCTTGGAATTTTAAAACACCATCTAGAAATCGCTAAAATATGCACTTTTGAAGAAAATGAGTCCTTCTTCTCTCATAGGCGAGACAAAATTACGGGCCGAAACGCAACTTTTGCAGCGCTTAGGTAA
- the rpsB gene encoding 30S ribosomal protein S2, with amino-acid sequence MPKSIFKEGQGLDEQTQQDQISVSIKDLLEAGSHFGHQTHRWNPKMKRFIFEERNGLYIIDLAKTLQLLRSAVGFIKEIVGKHRSVLFVGTKKQAKEVLKDLAEKCGEFYVTERWLGGMLTNLSTIRQSIKKLERIEKKISTQSDTLTKKELSLLTKDQIKLDKNLSGIRAMRKPPGLVVVVDPGKEHIAVAEANKLGIPVMALVDTNCNPDPIQYVIPCNDDALKSIKLILEALAQGIIDKKNEMQVGFGKEEDSEESESMAASKKYEGALAGEGDKD; translated from the coding sequence ATGCCAAAGTCAATATTTAAGGAGGGACAAGGCTTGGACGAACAAACACAACAAGATCAAATTTCTGTTTCTATTAAGGACCTTTTAGAGGCGGGCTCTCATTTTGGACACCAAACTCATCGTTGGAACCCAAAAATGAAGCGATTTATTTTCGAAGAGCGTAATGGTCTTTACATCATTGACCTCGCAAAAACACTTCAACTTCTCAGAAGCGCTGTCGGCTTCATTAAAGAAATTGTCGGCAAACATAGATCAGTCCTCTTCGTCGGCACTAAAAAACAAGCAAAAGAAGTTCTTAAAGACCTCGCAGAAAAGTGCGGAGAGTTTTATGTAACCGAACGTTGGCTTGGCGGGATGTTAACTAACTTAAGCACCATCCGTCAGTCTATAAAAAAGCTTGAGCGTATTGAAAAGAAAATCTCAACGCAATCCGACACCTTGACTAAAAAAGAGCTTTCGCTCTTGACTAAAGATCAAATTAAACTCGACAAAAACCTTTCCGGTATCCGGGCTATGCGCAAACCCCCAGGGCTTGTTGTAGTAGTCGATCCAGGCAAAGAACACATTGCTGTGGCAGAAGCTAATAAACTCGGCATCCCGGTTATGGCCCTTGTGGACACAAACTGCAACCCGGACCCTATCCAGTATGTCATTCCTTGTAACGATGACGCCTTAAAAAGCATTAAGCTTATTCTTGAAGCTTTAGCGCAAGGCATTATCGATAAGAAAAATGAAATGCAAGTCGGTTTCGGCAAAGAAGAAGATTCAGAAGAATCCGAGTCAATGGCAGCCTCAAAGAAATATGAAGGCGCTTTAGCAGGTGAAGGGGATAAAGATTAA
- the tsf gene encoding translation elongation factor Ts: MAEITVDLIKELRERTGIGMGDCKKALVAAGGDIETAITNLRKAGMASAVKKEGRATNEGQIGFFEAKDCIALVEVNAETDFVVKNDRFQQFLTHVAEQAADTKPESLEAFLKQSYAKEKGMTVDEYRASIVQTIGENIQVKRLSIFPKKANHSYGIYTHLGGKICVVVDLEGASDEEKLAKDIAMHVAAASPLYVNAEQVPESVIEHEKEIVKSQIAGKPENVKDKIISGKIQAYCKENCLVEQPYIRDDKLTVAQFVAAKGKEEGKNLKVVSFIRWDVGQ; encoded by the coding sequence ATGGCGGAAATTACAGTCGATCTTATTAAAGAATTGCGCGAGCGCACCGGCATTGGAATGGGGGATTGCAAAAAAGCCCTCGTTGCAGCAGGCGGCGACATCGAAACTGCGATCACAAACCTTAGAAAAGCCGGAATGGCATCTGCTGTTAAAAAAGAAGGCCGCGCGACAAACGAAGGTCAAATCGGTTTCTTTGAAGCAAAAGATTGCATAGCTTTAGTTGAGGTCAATGCTGAAACTGACTTTGTGGTTAAAAATGACCGCTTCCAGCAGTTTTTAACGCATGTGGCTGAACAAGCGGCTGATACAAAACCTGAATCTTTAGAGGCTTTCTTAAAGCAAAGCTATGCTAAAGAAAAAGGGATGACTGTAGATGAATATAGAGCCAGTATTGTACAAACTATAGGTGAAAATATTCAAGTTAAACGCTTGTCTATCTTCCCAAAAAAAGCAAACCATTCTTATGGAATCTACACACACCTTGGCGGAAAAATCTGTGTCGTTGTTGACCTTGAAGGTGCAAGCGATGAAGAAAAATTGGCAAAAGATATTGCGATGCACGTTGCGGCAGCAAGTCCTTTATATGTCAATGCAGAGCAAGTTCCCGAGAGTGTTATCGAGCATGAGAAAGAAATTGTAAAAAGCCAAATAGCCGGTAAGCCCGAAAACGTAAAAGATAAGATTATCAGCGGTAAAATCCAAGCGTATTGCAAGGAAAACTGCTTAGTCGAGCAGCCTTATATCAGAGATGATAAGCTGACTGTAGCTCAATTTGTAGCTGCAAAAGGCAAGGAAGAAGGCAAAAATCTTAAAGTCGTTTCTTTTATCAGATGGGACGTAGGCCAATAG